AGTCCAGTCTAGAGCACCCCGCTCAAGACCTGCACTGTTTTTCGTGGTGGCACCGGACACGCTCCGTCCGACGTCGGACCTGCCCGGACGAGCCGGGCCGTCGCGCAACGCGTCAGCTCATCTCGCGGTGACGCATGGCGCGCTGCGCCTCGAGGTTGTCCTGACGCTCGCGGAGCGTCTGGCGCTTGTCGTACTCCTTCTTGCCTCGTGCGAGGGCGATCTCGACCTTCGCGCGACCGTCGAGGAAGTAGATCGACAGGGGGACGATCGTGTGGCCCTTGGCCTGCACGTCGTTGCCGAGCCGGACGATCTCGTTCTTGTGCAGCAGGAGCTTGCGCTTGCGGCGCGGCGCGTGGTTGGTCCACGTGCCCTGCGCGTACTCGGAGATGTGCGCGTTCTCGAGCCACGCCTCGCCGCGGTCGACGGCGACGTAGCCGTCGACGAGGGACGCGCGGCCGGCGCGCAGCGCCTTGACCTCGGTCCCGGACAGGACGATGCCCGCCTCGTAGACGTCCTCGATCACGTAGTCGTGCCGCGCCTTCTTGTTCTGCGCGATCATCTGCTTGACCGGCACCCGCCCGGCGTCGGGCCGGTGGCTCTTCTTGGATCCGTCAGGGATCTGGTACAGCTTGCCCTTCACCATCGTCCCTCCTCCGGGATGAGTCGTGCTGCGGCGCCGATCGGCCGCGACCATCCAGGGTACCCGGCGCGCGCCAGGTCCCCCGAGCGATTAACCGCTCAGAGCATCGACATCGGGTTGACGGTCGACCCGTTGACGTACACCTCGAAGTGCAGGTGGCAGGCGGTGCTCGTGCCGGTCGTGCCCGAGTAACCGACGAGCTGCCCCTTCTTGACCTTCTGCCCGGAGGACACGGCGAACTTCGAGAAGTGGTTGTAGCTCGTCATGAGGTTGGCGCCGTTGACTGTGCCGTGGTTGACCATGACCTGGTTGCCGAAACCGGACACGTAGCGCGCCCACTGCACCGTGCCGCCCGCGGCTGCGTAGATCGGGGTGCCGCAGTACGCGCGGAAGTCGGTGCCGGCGTGCAGGCGGAGGTAGTGCAGCACAGGGTGCATGCGGTACCCGTAGCTCGACGTGATGTGCACGTTCTTGACCGGGTACGCGAGGAACTTCGAGCTCGACGGCGGGTTGTTGTTCACGGGGAGCGTCGTCGGCGGCTTGGTGCCCTTCTTCTTCGCTTCCTCGAGAGCCTTCTTCGCGGCCTCCTCGGCGCGCTTGCGCTCCGCCTCGCGGATCGCCGCGAGCCGCGCCTTCTCCTTCTTGGTCAGGCCGATGACCTTCTGGATCTCGTCCTCGAGCGCGGCGGCGTCGGCTTCCTTCTTAGCCTTGGCGGCGAGCTGCTGCTGCTTGCGCGCCTCGATCTTGGCGAGCTGCGTCTTCTGCGAGGCGACGAGGTTGGCGACCTCCTGCTTCTTCTCCTCCGCGGCTGCTTGCGCGGCCTGCGCGGCGACGACGGCGGCGTCGGCCTCGGTCTTCAGCTCGGTGATCTGCTCGCGGACGCCCGCGAGCCGCGCCTGCGCGTTGCGCGACGTCGCCTCGGCCTGCTGCAGGTCGGTCAGCGAGTTCGTCTGCGCGCGCAGGGCGGTCTGGGAGAGCGTATAGCGGTTGACGAACTCCTCGGTGCTTGACGCACCGACGACGAGTCCGAGGCTGTCCGCCCGCCCCTCGCCGCGGTAGGCGCGTCGTGCAAGCTCGGCGATCGACGCACGCGTCGCCTTGGCGGCAGCGTCCTGCTCCTGGACCTGCGTGACGAGGAGCGACTCCTGCGCCTTGGCGTCCTCGAGCCGTTCGCCGAGCGCATCGGCCTCAGCCTGCGCCTTGGTGTGCGTGGCGACGGCCTCGTCGAGCTCGGCCTGCGCGACGGGCAGGAGCGCCTCGACGCGCCTGAGCTCGACGAACGCGGCCGCCATCTCGGCGTCGGTGTCCTCGAGGTCCTCCTCGAGGTCCGAGATCTCCTTCTCGGCGGCGCTCTGCGCCTTCTGCGCCGCGGCCTTCCGGGCGCGCAGGTCGTCGAGCGTGTCCGCACCCGCAGGCGCGGGCGCGACGACCCCGACGAGGCCGACGACGAGCAGGGCGGCGAGAGAGCGACGCAGGTTCCTCATGTCACACCTTCGTGTAGCGGTTGAGGGTCACCAGGGAGGAGATGGCGGCAAGGACGATCGCGACGGCGAGGAGCAGCGGGGCGATCGTCCAGACCTCGCCGACGCCGACGAGCGGCACCCACGAGACCTCCCCCGCGAGCCAGTCGGTCACGAGGTACTTCACGCCGAGCCACAGCCCGCCCACGGCGAGCACCGCGCCGAGGGCCGCGGCGAGCGCACCCTCGAGCATGAACGGCAGCTGGATGAACAGGTTGCTCGCACCGACGAGGCGCATGATGCCCGTCTCGCGGCGGCGGCTCAGCGCCGACAACCGGATCGTCGTCGTGATGAGCAGGACCGCGGCGAGGAGCATGACGGCGGCCAGCCCGACCGCGAGCACGGACGCGCGGTTGAGCACGAGGAACAGCGAGTCGAAGATCTTGCGCTGGTCCTCGACGCTCTCGACGCCCGGACGGCCTGTGAGGACGTCGGAGACGACCTGGTAGTTCTCCGGGTTGACGAGCTTGATGCGGAAGGACGCCTGCATGTCCTCGACGCGGATCGCCTCGGCCCAGTCCTGCCCGGAGAAGTACTCCTGGAAGGACTCGAAGGCCTGCTCCTTCGTCTCGAACCACACCTCCTGGATCTCCGGGGCGAGCTCGGGCGACGCGATGAGCGCCTCGAGGTCGGAGACCTGCTCAGGCGTGGCCTCGCCGGACGCGCACTGGACCTTCGACGAGCCGGTCGGGCACAGCAGGACCGTGACCTCGACCTTGCCGTACCAGTCGTCCTTGAGCTTGGACACCTGCATCTGCAGGAGGCTCGCCGCGCCCACGAACGTGAGCGAGACGAACGTGACGAGGATGACGGAGATGGTCATCGACAGGTTGCGACGCAGCCCGATGCCGATCTCGGAGAGGATGAACTGAAGTCTCATGAGCCCGTCCCTCAGCGCGCCGAGCCGTACACGCCACGGTGCTGGTCGCGGACGAGCTCGCCCGCGGACAGCTCGATGACGCGCTTGCGCATCTGGTCCACGATCTCGTCGTCGTGCGTCGCCATGACGACGGTCGTGCCGGTGCGGTTGATGCGGTCGAGGAGGCGCATGATCCCCAGGGAGGTCGTCGGGTCGAGGTTGCCGGTCGGCTCGTCGCACAGCAGGATCGGCGGGCGGTTGACGAACGCGCGCGCGATCGCGACGCGCTGCTGCTCACCGCCGGAGAGCTCGTGCGGGCGGCGCTTCTCCTTGCCGCCGAGGCCCACCATCTCGAGGACGTCGGGGACGACGGTCTCGATGTGGTGCTTGGGCTTGCCGATCACCTGGAGCGCGAACGCGACGTTCTCGAAGACCGTCTTGTTGGGCAGCAGGCGGAAGTCCTGGAACACGGCGCCGATCTGGCGGCGCAGGGCGGGGACCTTCCAGCTCGACAGCGTCGAGAGGTCCTTGCCCGCGACGAGGATCGTTCCCGACGTCGGGCGCTCCTCGCGCAGCGCGAGCCGCAGGAAGGTGGACTTGCCCGAGCCGGACGCGCCCACGAGGAACACGAACTCGCCTCGCTCGATCTCGAGGGAGATCGAGCTGAGCGCGGGTCGCGCCCCGCGGGCGTAGATCTTGGTGACGTTCTCCAGGCGAATCACGTGGGGTGCCGGTTCCGTTCCTTCGTGCCGGTCGGC
This genomic window from Flavimobilis soli contains:
- the smpB gene encoding SsrA-binding protein SmpB codes for the protein MIAQNKKARHDYVIEDVYEAGIVLSGTEVKALRAGRASLVDGYVAVDRGEAWLENAHISEYAQGTWTNHAPRRKRKLLLHKNEIVRLGNDVQAKGHTIVPLSIYFLDGRAKVEIALARGKKEYDKRQTLRERQDNLEAQRAMRHREMS
- a CDS encoding M23 family metallopeptidase encodes the protein MRNLRRSLAALLVVGLVGVVAPAPAGADTLDDLRARKAAAQKAQSAAEKEISDLEEDLEDTDAEMAAAFVELRRVEALLPVAQAELDEAVATHTKAQAEADALGERLEDAKAQESLLVTQVQEQDAAAKATRASIAELARRAYRGEGRADSLGLVVGASSTEEFVNRYTLSQTALRAQTNSLTDLQQAEATSRNAQARLAGVREQITELKTEADAAVVAAQAAQAAAEEKKQEVANLVASQKTQLAKIEARKQQQLAAKAKKEADAAALEDEIQKVIGLTKKEKARLAAIREAERKRAEEAAKKALEEAKKKGTKPPTTLPVNNNPPSSSKFLAYPVKNVHITSSYGYRMHPVLHYLRLHAGTDFRAYCGTPIYAAAGGTVQWARYVSGFGNQVMVNHGTVNGANLMTSYNHFSKFAVSSGQKVKKGQLVGYSGTTGTSTACHLHFEVYVNGSTVNPMSML
- the ftsX gene encoding permease-like cell division protein FtsX, with product MRLQFILSEIGIGLRRNLSMTISVILVTFVSLTFVGAASLLQMQVSKLKDDWYGKVEVTVLLCPTGSSKVQCASGEATPEQVSDLEALIASPELAPEIQEVWFETKEQAFESFQEYFSGQDWAEAIRVEDMQASFRIKLVNPENYQVVSDVLTGRPGVESVEDQRKIFDSLFLVLNRASVLAVGLAAVMLLAAVLLITTTIRLSALSRRRETGIMRLVGASNLFIQLPFMLEGALAAALGAVLAVGGLWLGVKYLVTDWLAGEVSWVPLVGVGEVWTIAPLLLAVAIVLAAISSLVTLNRYTKV
- the ftsE gene encoding cell division ATP-binding protein FtsE, whose product is MIRLENVTKIYARGARPALSSISLEIERGEFVFLVGASGSGKSTFLRLALREERPTSGTILVAGKDLSTLSSWKVPALRRQIGAVFQDFRLLPNKTVFENVAFALQVIGKPKHHIETVVPDVLEMVGLGGKEKRRPHELSGGEQQRVAIARAFVNRPPILLCDEPTGNLDPTTSLGIMRLLDRINRTGTTVVMATHDDEIVDQMRKRVIELSAGELVRDQHRGVYGSAR